Genomic segment of Kibdelosporangium phytohabitans:
CGGCCATTGGAACGGCAGCCGCGCGTACGCGGCGACCTTGGACGGCGTGGTCTTCGCGTCCAAGGCCATTTTGACGTTGCCGGGGAACACCGCGACGAACAGCAACGCCGCGAGCAGCGCCCCGAACCGCCTTGTCCTGGGCACGGCGACCAGCAGCGCGGTCCCGAGCTCGCCGGCACCGGACGCGTACGTCCAGGTCCTCGCGTTGCCGGGGAGCTGGCGCGGGATCAGCCGGTCGAACGGCTTCGGCACGAGGAAGTGCAGCGTGCCCATGCCGCCGAGCAGGACGGCCAGGAGGATCGCTCGCCGGGATTCGGTCATGCCGAGGAGGCTACTCGCCAGTAGCCGGACAGGCGTGCCACAACGTGATCCAGCGAACGCCAGCGGTCGGCAACCGCTAGTCTGCGGCACGTTGGCGTCCCACCGGGGAGAGTGCGTAAATGATCAGGAGACTGACGGCCTCCGACCGGCTCACCGACCGGCCGGACCATTCGCTGGTCGGTGTCATCAGGATTCCAGAGGGCACAGTCAGCCCGGTCACGGCGATCGTGCGGCGGGTGATCGGCGCGGTCCTCGCGCTCGTCGCCGCGGTCGTCATCGTGTACATCGACCGGGACGGCTACCGCGACGTCAACGGTGACGGCCTGTCGTTGCTGGACGCGATCTACTACGCCACGGTCTCGCTGTCGACCACCGGATACGGCGACATCACACCGTGGAGCCCGTCGGCGCGGCTGGTCAACGTCCTGGTCATCACGCCGTTGCGCGTGCTGTTCCTGATCGTGCTGGTCGGTACGACCCTCGCGGTGCTCACCGAACGGTCCCGGCAGGCGTTCAAGATCCAAGTATGGAGGAAAAAGGTGCGGGACCACGTTGTGGTGGTCGGCTTCGGCACGAAGGGCCGGTCCGCGGTCAGCGCGGTGCTCACCGACGGCATGAAGCCAGGCCAGATCGTCATAGTCGACACCGACCAGAACTCGCTCGACGCGGCATCCGCGCTCGGCCTGGTCACCGTGCACGGCTCGGGGACACGCTCCGACGTGCTCCGCGTAGCCGGGGTCGATCGGGCACGGGCGGTGGTGGTCGCCGCGAACCGTGACGACTCGGCCGTGCTGATCACGCTGACCGCACGCGAGATGGCGCCGAAGGCACAGATCGTCTCGGCGGTGCGGGAAGCGGAGAACGTGCACCTGCTGCGCCAGTCCGGCGCGGACTCGGTCGTGGTCTCCAGCGAGACGGCGGGCCGCCTGCTGGGCATGGCGACGCACACGCCGAACGTCGTCGACATGGTCGAGGACCTGATCACGCCGGACAGCGGCCTGGCCATCGCCGAACGGGACGTCGAGCCGGACGAGGTCGGCGGCTCGCCGCGGCACATGTCCGAGATCGTGCTGGGCGTGGTCCGCGGCAAGAAGCTGTACCGCGTGGACTCGGTGGAGGCCGACGCGATCGAGGAAGGCGACCGGCTGCTCTACGTCCGCAAGGTGACGCCCCCCGCCGAGAACGAGGAAACCTCGTGAGTGTTTCGGCCGGTTAGAACCGGCCGAAACACTCACGAGGTTTTTCAGACGCTGCGCAGGACGGAGACGACGACGCCGAGGATGGTCGCGTTGTCGCCGTCGATGACTTCGTAGGCGGGGTTGCGCGGCTCCAGGTACGCGTGGCCGTCGCGGCGGCGGTAGACCTTCACCGTCGCCTCCTCGTCGATCATCGCGGCGACGATCTGGCCGGAGTGCGCCTCGGACTGCTGCTTGATCACGACCATGTCGCCGTCGCAGATGGCCGCGTCGATCATGGAGTCACCGCGCACGCGCAGTGCGAAGACGTTGCCGCGGCCGGTCAGGTCGCGTGGCAGCGTCAGCGTGTCGTCGACGTGCTGCTCGGCCGCGATCGGCACACCGGCGGCGATGTCACCGACCACGGGGACGCTCACCGAATCGCCGGAGTCGCCGGTCCGGGACTCGGTGAGGAACGCGCGCACGTCGATCGGCCGGGACACGGACGCGCTGCGCCGCAGGTATCCCTTGTCCTCCAACGCGGCGAGGTGCTTCGACACCGTCGATGTCGACCGCAGGCCGACCGCGTCGCCGATCTCGCGGGTGCTCGGCGAGTAGCCCTCGCGGTTCACGCAGTCCTGGATCGTCGCGAGGATCTGCTGCTGCCGCAGCGGGAGTTCGGCTGCGTCGAGGTGGTCGAAGAGGTCAGTCACCTGCGGAAGCGTACCGGTCAGGTGCACCGGGGACGCGGATGACGCGGCGAACGGCGTTCTGACACCATCGACCCGTGGAGGTTCGCCCGGCCGCGTTCCGTCTGGTCGTCGTCGTTCTGCTCGGAATTCTCGTCAGCCTGACGCTCTGGTCGACCGCGCCAGGTCTGTTCGGGCTGGCCGAGGACGGCCACGGCGTCGCGAAGGTCACCGCGACCGTGAAGAAGGGCGCCGGCTGTTCCGGTGCCGCGAGCGGCGAGATCGTCACGTTCTTCCACGACGGCGAGGAACACCAAGCCACATTGGACGCCTGCGGGCACCGCGCGGGCGAGTCGGTGGACGTCGGCATGCCCGCCGAGCTGAAGGCGGACATGACCGTCCAAGCGGGGCAGGCGGCCACCGGCGAGAGCGACGCGCGCAGGCCGGTGGCTTTCGTGCTGTTCCTCCTGGCTTGTTTCGCAGGCGGCGGCTTTGCCTACCTGTACGGGAAACTCAGCTGACGCTGTTGGCGGGCGCCAGGTACGTGTTGCACTGGAACGTCCGGTTCTTGCGGTAGCCCTGTTCCTGCCACGCGCCGTAGTTCGCCCGTTTGCCGTGGTCACGGGGGCTGTTGGGGTTGTTGTCGTCACCTCGGGTGTAGCCGTCGGCGAGCATGTCGCGCGACACCTGGTCGGTGATCGAGCCCTTGCCGTTCCACGCGCCCGCGAACCACATCCCGCCGAGGCACTGCGCCTGCAACTCCTTGCGGCGCTGCAGTTCCAGCCCGGCGGCCGAGTCGGGGCCGACTTCGTACATCTGGTCGAACACCGCGCCGAGCGAGCCGCTCAACGCCTGGATGTGGTGGCCGTACTCGTGCGCGAACACCGCCAGGTACGCACCGATCTTGGCGCCGTTGGTCTGCGTCTGCAGGCCCTCGAACGGCATGTAGATGGTGGCGTCCGGGCCGCAGTAGAACGCTGCGAAGTTGTCCTTCTCGGTCACCGCGCCGCAGCCCGTCGAGAACCTCTTCCCTTGCGGGAAAACGATCTTCGGCGGTGAGAACGGCAAGTTGGCGCGTTGCATGACCGGCGCCCACGCGTTCTGCAGGCACGGCGCGGCGGCGGTGAAGAACGCCTGCGCCGCGGCTGCCGTGCTCTGCCACCTCGGCAGGTTGCACGTCACCACGTTCGTGCCGTTCTCCCCGGCGAACAACGGGTTGTCCTTCGTCTTGCGCACCGGCACAGGCCCGCGCGGGGTGGTCTGCGTCTGGGTACGCGTCTGCGTCGGCGTGGACCGTCCGGTCGGGGTGCCGTACGTCGTGGTGGTTGTGGTCGTCGTTGGCTGCGTTGTCGTGGTGAACGGGCCGTCCGCGCTTGTCGTGGGCGTCGGGGTGCTGTAGTCGTAGCCGGAGTCGGCCACGCTCTTGGACTTGCTCTTGCCGCCGTCCATGGCCGCGGCGAACCCGATGAACCCGCCAACCACCACCAGCACGCTGATCAACGTGATCGTCACGATCGCGCCCGTGTTGGACTTCGGCCGGTACGGCGGCGGCATGAACCCGTGCCCCGGCGGTGGTCCCATCCTCGGTGGCATCGCGGGAGCGGGCGCGTAGGGCGAGCGCTGCTGGAACTGCGGCGGCGCGGGCAGTGCCCGCGGCGGCGGCGCCACCGGCCGGGGTGGCGGGAACCCTGGCGGCGGCGGGTATCCAGGTCCGTACGGCGGTCGAGTCATCGAAATCCCCAGAAATCAGCTGACACTGTTCGCGGGTGCCAGGTAGGTGTTGCACTGGTAGGTGCGGTTCTTCTCGTACCCGTGCCTCTGCCAGGCGCCGTAGTTCGCCCGTTTGCCGTGGTTACGCGGCGCCTTGGGGTTGTTGTCGTCACCGCGGGTGTAGCCGTCGGCGAGCATGTCGCGCACGACCGCGTCGGTGATCGAGCCCTTGCCGTTCCACGCGGCCGCGAACCACATCCCGCCGAAGCACTGGGCCTGCAACTCCTTGCGGCGCTGGACCTCCAGGCCTGCGGCGGTGTCCGGGCCGAGCTCGTACGACTCGTTGTGCGCGGCTTTGAGCGACCCGCTCATCGCCTGGACGTGGTGGCCGTACTCGTGCGCGAACAGCGCGAGGTAGTTGCCGATCCGGTTGCCGTTCACGCCGGTCTGCAGCCCTTCGAACGGCATGTAGATCGTCACGTCCGGGCTGCAGTAGAAGGCGGCGACGTCCTCTTTGGTCGAGTCGGCGACGCCGCAGCCGCTCTCCCAGCGCTTCCCGCTGGGGAACACGATCTTCGGCCGGGTGAAGGGCAGGTTGGCGCGTTGCAGCACCGGCGCCCACGCGGCCTCCATGCACGGCATCGCGGCGGTGAAGAACGCTTCCGCGGCCTGTGGTGTGCTGCGCCACTGCGGCAGGTTGCACGTCACGGTGTTGGTGCCGTTCTCCCCGGCGAACAGCGGGTTGTCCTTGGTCTTGAGGACCGGCTTCGGCCCGCTGGGTGTGCTGGTTGTCGTCGTTGTCCGGGTGCTCGTCGGCGTGGACCGTGTCGTGGGCGCGGAGGAGGTCTGCCTTGTCGTTGCCGAGGCTGTTTCCGTGTACGACGGTGACGTGGTCGAAGAAGAAGACGGGTAGTCGTAGCCGGAGTCAGCGACGCTGGACGACTTGTTCTTACCGTCGCCGAGCACAGCCAGGACACCGATCAGCCCGCCGACCACGACGAGAACGCTCACCAGGCTGATCGTCACGATCTTGCCGGTGCTGGACTTGCGCCGGTACGGATCCACATGCCACGCGGGCGCCACGGGCACGGGCGCCGGGTAGGGCTGTCGTGGCTGGTACATCGGCGGCGGGGGCAAGGCCCTCGGCGGTGGCGCGACGGGCCGCGGTGGCGGGCCAGGCGGTCGGTAGCCGCCCTGACCTGGTCCGTACGGAGGTCCTGTCACTTTCTTGCCCCCAATTTGTTCGCAACGAGCGTGAGCATAAGCGGGCTCCGCTATCGTCCGCAGGCGTGTTGACGAATTGGGGGGTGGCGGCCGCGGGCCTCGTCGCCACACTGGGGCTGGCCGTGGGGCAACCACCGCCGCCGTCCATTCCGAACATCCCGATCCTCCCGCAGAGCGGCCAGCAACCACCTCCGTCCTCATCGGACGAGCACGGCGGCGGCTTCGACGGCGTGGAGTTCCCGACCCGCACGCAACTCCAGCTCAAAGTGGAGCGTGACGGCGTGCTGACGGTCGAGGAGACGATCACCGTCAAGTCGGGCGACAAGCTCAACCGCCGTTCGCCGTTGCGGATCAAGGCCGGTGACAACCGCGACCGCGTCTTCGTGGTGCGCGACCCGAGGCTGGCGGGCAACGGATCCGCGCAGGCGACCGCGGACGAGTTCACCGTCTCGGTCGGTGAAGGCAAGTCCGTGCTGCGCTACCAGGTGGAAGGCGCGGTCGTCGACCAGGGCGACCGCCAGGAGGTCCGCTGGCAGCTCGCGGCCGGGTGGGACCGCAAGATCGGTCTGCTTCGCGCCACGTTCATCGCGCCGGAGATGGCGATCTCGGTGCGCTGCAACGGCGGCCCGTACGGCACTGAGGAACCGTGCGACCACGCCAAGACCGACAACGGCGGCGTCACCCGCGTCGACATGCAGAACCTGAACGCCAACGACCGCGTGGACCTCGCCGTCGGCCTGCCCGCGGGCACAGTGCCCGCCAACGCCAGGTTCGCGGAGCCCGAGTCGGCGGGCGGGCCGTTCGCGCTCACCGCGTTCTCCGGCTTCGGACTGCTCGGGCTCAGTGTCCTGCTGCTCGGCGGTGTCGCGTTGTTGTTGGTGGCACGTGGCAGGGACGCCAAGGTGCTCGCGACCGACGCCGGACCGGTCGACGTGCTCGTGCACGACAGCAACGGCGTCGCCTTCGCTTCACCCGATGGTGTACTTCCCGGGCAGATCGGCACAGTCACCGACGAACGGGTCGACCCGGTCGACATCACCGCGACCGTCCTCGACCTCGCGGTCCGCAACTACCTGTGGATCCAGCAGATCGGTGACGACGACTGGCAGATCACGCGCCGCAACCCGGCCGACGACTCGCTCACCGGCTACGAACGCGCCGTCTACGACGCTGTCGCCGAGCAGGGCACGACCGTGTCCACGCTGAACGTCGACAAGGCCAAGATCGGCGAAGCGCTCTACGCGGACGTCGTCGAACGCGAATGGTTCAAGCGCCGCCCGGACCGCGACCGCAGCCGCTGGCTGTGGCTCGGCGTCGGCCTCGCCGCCGTCGGTGCGGCCCTGACAGCAGTGCTCGCGGTGACGGTCGGCAACGCGCTGCTCGGCCTGGCGGTGGTGCTGGCTGGGATCGCGCTTGCTCTCGGTGCACGGCTGATGCCCGCGCGTACCCAGCGCGGCAGCGCGCTGCTGGCCCAGGTGCGCGGCCTGCGCGGCTACCTGCGGTCGACCGACCCGGCGTCGATCCCGGACAACGACCGTGAGCTGGTGTTTTCCCGGTCGCTGCCGTACGCGGTCGTGCTCGGCGAGTCGCCGAGGTGGCTGGAGGCGTTCGGCTCGCCGGACGAGCTCTACTGGTTCAGCGGTGGGCGAAACCTGCCAGGGTTCATCGCAGCGATGGACCGCGCGCTCGCCAAGTAGGCTCGTGCCATGGCTGCACCCGACCTGCACACGTTCACTCTCCCGAACGGTTTGCGTGTGGTGCTCGCGCCGGACACCACATCACCGGTGGTCGGCGTCAGCGTGCACTACGACGTGGGCTTCCGATCCGAACCAGAGGGCCGAACCGGCTTCGCGCACCTCTTCGAGCACCTGATGTTCCAGGGCAGCGAGAGCCTGGAGAAGCTGGCGCACTTCCGGCACGTCCAGTCGTCCGGCGGCACGTTCAACGGCTCGACGCACCCGGACTACACCGACTACTTCGAGGTGCTGCCGTCCGCCGCGCTCGAGCGGGCGCTGTTCCTCGAAGCGGACCGGATGCGCGCGCCCAAGCTGACCCAGGAGAACCTCCGCAACCAGATCGACGTGGTGAAGGAGGAGATCCGCCTGAACGTGCTGAACCGGCCGTACGGCGGATTCCCCTGGATCCTGCTGCCGCCGGTGCTGTACAAGACGTTCCCGAACGCGCACAACGGGTACGGCGACTTCACCGACCTCGAGCAGGCCAGCCTCGACGACTGCGCCGCCTTCTTCGACACGTACTACGCGCCCGGCAACGCCGTGCTCACCGTCGCCGGTGACTTCACCGTCGAGCAGGCCCGTGACCTGGTCGAGCGGCACTTCGGTGACGTGCCCGCACGCGAGACGGCGCAACGCCCGTCGTTCGCCGAACCACCGCCGCAGGGCGAGGTGCGCGGCGAGCACCAGGACCCGCACGCGCCGCTGCCCGCGCTGGCCGTCGGCTACCGGATGCCGGACCCGATCAACGACCTGGACGCCTACCTGGCGCACCTGGTGCTCGCGTCGGTGCTGACCGAGGGCGACGGTTCCCGGCTGCAGCAGCGCATGGTCCACAAGGAAGCGCTGGTCACCGACATCAACGCCGGTGCCGGGCTGTTCGGCCCGTTCGAGGCGCGTGACCCGGACACGTTCTCCATCACCGCGATGTACTCGCCGGAGGTGAAGGTCGACCGCGTGCTCGGCGCGCTGGACGAGGAGCTCGAGCTGCTGGCGGGCACCGCCCCGTCAGAGCAGGAGCTGGCGAAGGTCACCGCGCGCTGGGTTTCCAGCCTGCACAAGGAGCACGACCGCATCGTGTCGCGCACGCTCGGCCTCGGCAGCTTCCAGCTGCTGTACGGCGACGCGGGGCTGGTCCACCAGCTGCCCGACCGGATCGCGGCCGTCACGCCGCAGGACGTCTCGGCCGCGGCCAAGCTGCTGCGCCCGGACTCGCGTGCCGTACTGCAGGTTTTCCCGGCCGGAGGTGCCGAATGAGCGTCGAGACCCGCAAGAGGGACCAGCACCGGTCGGCCGAGGAGATCGGCCGTACCGAGCGCGGCCCGCGCCCGCTGCCGCCGCTGGGCGAGCAGCGCGCCGCGACCGGTTTGTCCCATGTGGACACCACACTGGCCAACGGCCTGCGCGTGATCGTGGTCAAGCAGTCCACCGTGCCGATGGTGGAGCTGCGGCTGCGGATCCCGTTCGCGGACACCGACCTGATGCACGCGGCCAAGGCCGAGGTGCTCGCGTCGGCGTTCCTGTCCGGCACCGCGCGCCGTGACCGCGTCGCCGTCGACACCGACCTGGCGCTCGTCGGCGGCGAGCTGGACGCGTCGGTCGACCCGGAGCGGCTCAGCATCGCGGGCAACTCGCTGGCCAGCGGCCTGGACACGTTGCTCGACGTGCTCAGCGACGCGCTGACCGCCGCGTCGTACGCCGACGAGGAGGTCGCCAGGGAGAAGGCGCGGCTGGTCGAGCGGATCGCGATGGCGAAGTCGCAGCCGAGCGTGATCGCCAGGCAGGCGCTGCAGAAGCACCGCTACGGCGACCACCCGGCCACCCGGGAGATGCCGGAGGCCGAGGACGTCGCCAAGGTGACCTCCGGCGAGGTCCGCGCGCTGCACAAGGACTTCGTGCTGCCACGCGGGTCCGTGCTCGTCCTGGTCGGTGACGTCGAGCTGGACGCGGCCGTCGCGGCGCTCGAGTCCGCGCTCGGCGGCTGGACGGCCGACGGCACCGCGACCGAACTGCCCGAGCTGCCCGTTGTTCCCGGCGGCGACCTGCTGTTCGTGCCGCGCACCGGTGCTGTGCAGTCGCAGTTCCGGCTGAGCACGCAGGCGATCACCCGGACCGACCCGCGCTACCCGGCGCTGCAGCTGGCGAACCTGGCGTTCGGCGGGTTCTTCTCGTCCCGCCTGGTCGAGAACGTCCGCGAGGACAAGGGGTACACGTACCACGCCCGGTCCTACCTGGAGTTCACGCCGGGCAGCGCGACCCTGCTGATCGACACCGACACGGCCAGCGAGGTCACCGCCAGCGCACTGCTGGAGATCCGCTACGAGCTGGCCCGGATCGTCCTGTCGCCGCCGACGGAGACCGAAGTGGACACGGTCAGGCAGTACGCGATCGGGCAGCTGCTCACCGCGACCGCGTCGCAGTCGGGCCTGGCGTCCCAGCTGATCGGCCTCGCCTCGCAGGGGCTCGGCGTCGACTGGCTGGTGTCGTACCCCGGCAAGCTCAAGGACGTCACCATCGACCAGATCGCCGAGGCGGCACGGGACTTCTTCGCGCCGGTCAACTGGACCGGTGTGATCGTCGGCGACTCGGCCCAGTTCGAGAACGTGCGCCTGCTGGGTGACGTGAAGCAGTGACGTTCCAGCTCGACGAGGTCCCCCTCCTCTCGCGCTCCACGGTGGAGCGTGAGGAGGGGTTGCGGGTGGACGCCGCCAAGCAGGTGGAGCTCTGGCGGGACGGCCGGGTCCTGACGGTGGACAAGTACGGCCGCACGCCGATCCGCTCCGGCGGAACGGAACTGGTCTACGAGGACGCCACGGGCGCCGAGCCGCCCGCCGACGTGGTCCTGCTCGGCGAGGAGAAGGGCACCGGCTACTGGGCCAAGCTCGTCTCGTCGCCCGGCCAGCAACCGGCGATGGACTGGCGGACCTGGCAGGACATCGGCAAAGCCGACGGCGAGCACTGGCTCGACCTGCGAGCCGCCGGGTCCTTCCTGGACGCGACGTCGGCCGGTCTCTTCACGACGGCGGTGGCTTTGCTGTCGTGGCACCGGCGCGCCAAGTTCTGCGCGAACTGCGGTGCGGCGGTGGACCGGGTCAAGGCGGGCTGGGCGACGCAGTGCCCGAACTGCGGTCGTGAGGAATACCCGCGGACCGACCCGGCCGTGATCTGCCTCGTGCACGACCGGGACGGCGCGGACGGGTCGCAGGTCCTGCTCGCCAGGCAACCGGTCTGGCCGAAGGGCCGGTACTCGGTGCTCGCCGGGTTCGTCGAGGCAGGCGAGTCGCTCGAAGCCTGCGTGGCCAGGGAGATCTGCGAGGAGGTCGGTGTCGACGTCGCCGACATCCGGTACCTGGGCAGCCAGCCGTGGCCGTTCCCGCGTTCCTTGATGCTCGGGTTCGCGGCCAGTGCCGACGCCTCGCAGCCGACCCGGCTCGCCGACGGCGAGATCGAGGAGGCGTACTGGGTTTCCCGTGACGTGCTGCGGGAAGCCATCGCCGCGGAGCGGGAAGGCCGGGAGTTCTGGCTGGGGCTGCCCGGTCCGACCTCGATCGCCCGCCGGATGCTGGAGTCCTGGGCCGCTGTCTAGTAGCTGACCGGCCGGCCGGCGCCGTGCCAGGCGTCGGCCGGTTGCGGTCACGCCGATGACCAGGCGCTCCGGCGCGTCACGGTGATCAGGATGAACGGTCCCGCGGGCGGGGTGGCCTGGTACTGCGGGTATTTCCCGACCAGCCAGGCCAGCGCCTCGGTCGACTCGGTGATCCGCGCGGTGCCGTCGACCCGGATCCACCACAGCCGAGACCAGTCCTCGGAGTACTCGTCGACCAGCAACGACACCTGCGGGTTGGCCCGGATGTTGCGCAGCCGCTTGAGGTCACGGGTCGACTTCGGCTTGTGGTCGACGGCGATGACGATCGTGTCGTCCCTGGCGGCGAAGGTCACGGGCACGACGTGCGGCTGACCGTTCTCGTCGACCGTCGCCAACCGGGCGACGCGAGCGTCATCGAGTCGCACGAACCGCGGCTTCGACGAGTTCGTCCGGAGTGGCGCCGATGTCCAGCACCACGCCCCGCTCGTCGGGGCGTAGCGGCTCGAGGTCGGCGATCTGCGAATCCAGCAGCGCGGCGGGCATGAAATGGCCCGTGCGCCCCGCGAGCCGCTCGGCGATCAGCGCACGCGGGCCGTCGAGGTGCACGAAGCACACGTCACCGCCGGTCCGCAGCACATCGCGGTACTTGTACTTCAGGGCCGAGGACGTCACCACGCCACCGCTGCCCTGGTGGTCGCGGATCCAGACCGCGATCGATTCCAGCCACGGCCAGCGGTCCTCGTCGGTCAGCGGCGTGCCGGCGGACATCTTCGCGATGTTCGCGGGCGGGTGGAACTCGTCGGCCTCGGCGTAGTCCACCCCGAGCCGGTTCGCCAGCCCACGTCCGACCGTCGTCTTGCCGGAGCCGGAGACACCCATCACCACGATGACCACGGCCCAAGCGTAGACGGCGGCGGACCACACCGGGACTTCACTACAATGGTGGGCAAGCCGAGAGTCGGGGGACTGATTGGTCACGTTGGTTGCGTTGAAGTGGCGGCGTGTGGCGCCGCGGTGGGCCATGTTGGCGCTGTTCGGGTGCCTTGCGGTGCTCGGTGCCCTGTTCGCGCTGATCGTGCTGGCCGACTCGCTGAAAGGCGGGGACGAGACCCACTGGGTCGCCGTCTTCGTCCTGCTGGCGTGGACGACGGCAGCGGTGCGCCTGTACCGGATGGACCTCTACGTGAGCGCCGAGGGCATCCGCAAGCGGGGGTTGCTGCGCCAGACGACGTGGTCGTGGCCGGCGATCGCCGGTTTCGAGATCAAGCCGATGGCGAAGCTGAAGCTGCTGGGCGGCGACGCGGTCTGGATCCGACTGGCCAACGGCGCCTGGATCGAGACGACACTGCACCACGCGGAGTCCCTGCCCGCGGTCCGCGGCATGTTCATGGCCGAGCACGAACTGCACGAGATCGTCCACCAGTTGCAGGGCGCGCTGACCCGTTCCCGCAATTCGCCGCGGGTCCGCAACGCCCAGTAGCGCGCATTCCTGTCAGTGCGTGGTTGACATTGTGTTCAGCCGCCGTTCGGCGGCTGGATATCGGTGGAAAAGCCGCAACAATGTCCGCATGTTCAGGTGGCGGCGCGTGGGTGGAACGTCTCCCGCGGTATTCATGTCCTTTGTCGTGATGGCAATCGGCGCCGGGCTTCTTCTCACGTTCGGCTACCTGGTGATCACCGGTGACGGTGAGTTCCGCGGTCCCGGCCTCCTGACGGCCCTCGTCCTCATGGCGTGGACGGCGATTGCCTTCCGGGCCTGGCGGACAGGCCTGTTCAGCAGCGCCGCGGGCATCCGGAACCGGTCAGTCCTGCGGACCAGGACCGTTTCCTGGCATGACATCAACCGGTTCGAGACGCGGCTGATGACCAAGGGAATCGGCAGCGCGTACGCGAAGCTGTTGCGGGCGCACGTGATCTGTCTCGTGCTCGCCGACGGCTCGGTGCTCGAGACGAGCTTCGTCCACCAGGCCAGGAAGGATTTGCTTCCGGACAGCGGCGCCAAGGCCGCCGTGATCAACGCGCAACTGGCGTTCGCCGAGCGAACCGGCTTGGTCACCAGCGAGGTCCGGGCACAGGAAGCGCTGCGGGAATTGCGGGAGACGCACAAATCCGCGACCAGTGGAATAGTGCCCCCGGTGTGATCAGCGGGGAACCACAGGTGCGTCCGCGGGCAGCCCGAACGCCGCCCGCGCCTCGGGTGCCGGATCCGGGCCGTGACCCGCTGACCGCTGGACTTGCTCGTACCCGGCCGCACTGAACATGCGTTTCAGCGCCGCGCTGTTCCCGGCGCCGTCCGGCGGTAGTTCGACGTCACGCACGCGATACCCGTCCGGGCTGGCAGCGAGCGTCACGACCAGCGCACCGCTGAACCCGCTGCCGTGCACCAGTTTGCCGTCCCGGTGGGCGTACTCCGAGCAACTGGCGAGCAGACCGAACCGGACGTCGTCACCGTCGCGCCGCGTCTCCACCGGTCGTTCGGCACAGAACCAGCGCCCACCCGCCGTGCCCGGCCACACGACCTTCCGGTTCACGGGCAGGTCGGCGTGCACGACCGGAGCGACCGCTCGCAGCAGCTCCTGGTCGAGCTCCGGCGCTGCCGGTTCCGGCACCAGCATCGGCACGGCGACCGCCGCGCCGGCGACCAGGAGCCCGCCGATCGCGATCCACGTTCGCACGGCGACTCCCCAGACAGTTCCGGCCGGACAATCACCAGGACGCGGCCGGGCGACGGAGGTTGCCTACGGGTCGACCCGATCCATTCCCGTGCCGTCCCACGTCGTCTGCGTGCACGCCACCCCACGGCCGTTGCGCGGCCGGAGGACGTCGTAGATGTGCATGCGCGGGATCTTGT
This window contains:
- a CDS encoding gluconokinase, which encodes MGVSGSGKTTVGRGLANRLGVDYAEADEFHPPANIAKMSAGTPLTDEDRWPWLESIAVWIRDHQGSGGVVTSSALKYKYRDVLRTGGDVCFVHLDGPRALIAERLAGRTGHFMPAALLDSQIADLEPLRPDERGVVLDIGATPDELVEAAVRATR
- the nudC gene encoding NAD(+) diphosphatase: MTFQLDEVPLLSRSTVEREEGLRVDAAKQVELWRDGRVLTVDKYGRTPIRSGGTELVYEDATGAEPPADVVLLGEEKGTGYWAKLVSSPGQQPAMDWRTWQDIGKADGEHWLDLRAAGSFLDATSAGLFTTAVALLSWHRRAKFCANCGAAVDRVKAGWATQCPNCGREEYPRTDPAVICLVHDRDGADGSQVLLARQPVWPKGRYSVLAGFVEAGESLEACVAREICEEVGVDVADIRYLGSQPWPFPRSLMLGFAASADASQPTRLADGEIEEAYWVSRDVLREAIAAEREGREFWLGLPGPTSIARRMLESWAAV
- a CDS encoding TIGR03668 family PPOX class F420-dependent oxidoreductase → MRLDDARVARLATVDENGQPHVVPVTFAARDDTIVIAVDHKPKSTRDLKRLRNIRANPQVSLLVDEYSEDWSRLWWIRVDGTARITESTEALAWLVGKYPQYQATPPAGPFILITVTRRSAWSSA
- a CDS encoding M16 family metallopeptidase, with protein sequence MSVETRKRDQHRSAEEIGRTERGPRPLPPLGEQRAATGLSHVDTTLANGLRVIVVKQSTVPMVELRLRIPFADTDLMHAAKAEVLASAFLSGTARRDRVAVDTDLALVGGELDASVDPERLSIAGNSLASGLDTLLDVLSDALTAASYADEEVAREKARLVERIAMAKSQPSVIARQALQKHRYGDHPATREMPEAEDVAKVTSGEVRALHKDFVLPRGSVLVLVGDVELDAAVAALESALGGWTADGTATELPELPVVPGGDLLFVPRTGAVQSQFRLSTQAITRTDPRYPALQLANLAFGGFFSSRLVENVREDKGYTYHARSYLEFTPGSATLLIDTDTASEVTASALLEIRYELARIVLSPPTETEVDTVRQYAIGQLLTATASQSGLASQLIGLASQGLGVDWLVSYPGKLKDVTIDQIAEAARDFFAPVNWTGVIVGDSAQFENVRLLGDVKQ
- a CDS encoding PH domain-containing protein; this encodes MLALFGCLAVLGALFALIVLADSLKGGDETHWVAVFVLLAWTTAAVRLYRMDLYVSAEGIRKRGLLRQTTWSWPAIAGFEIKPMAKLKLLGGDAVWIRLANGAWIETTLHHAESLPAVRGMFMAEHELHEIVHQLQGALTRSRNSPRVRNAQ